Genomic window (Sphingomonas sp. S1-29):
ATGCCGCTGTCGTCGGCCACCACCGCGCGCGACGATCCGCAATATACGCAGGAAATCTTCCGCACCTCGGGCGCAGCCGCGTTCGATCCGCTGGTCGCCGCCGACGTCGCCGCGCAAGTGACGCTCGGCTCGCTGCTTGCCCCTGCCCGCCTCGCGCGCATGGTCGAACAGCATCGCCGCGACGCATCGCTGCCCGGCCTCTACACCTTGTTCGACCGGATCGAAGCCGCCGCAATCGCCCCGCGCCAGGATGCTGTCGGTCGCCGCATCGCCTTCCGCACCGTCATGAGCATGGCCCGCGCCGGGCGCGATCCGATGGCCTCGCCCGAAGTGGCGGCGGCGATCGGCGACCGGCTGCAACGCCTCGCGACCAGCTTCGGCCAGCGCGGATCGGGCGAGGACGCCGCCTGGCGTCGCCACCTCGCGACGTTGCTCGCCGACGACGAACGGCTCCAGCGCGAGCTCGACAAGATGCCCGCCACCCCGCCGGTCCCGCCGGGCATGCCGATCGGCGACACCGGCTGGTTCGGCGACTGACAAGCCCGCGGCGCGGCGCGCCGCGACTGGTCAGTTCAGAACCACGCCCGGACGCCGACCACGAAACTGGTCGACGAAGCGCCCTCGCCATCTGCCCGGGCGAAGTCGGCGGTTCGTCCGGTCTTCACCGCGTGCGAGACGCCGACATAAGGCGCAAACTCGCGGACGATTTCGTAGCGAAGCCGCAGGTCGAACTCGGCATCGGACAGGCCTGCGCCGATGCCGCTATGCCGCACATCCTGCGCCGCCAGGTTCAGTTCGGCTCGCGGCTGCAGGATCAGCCGCTGGGTGATGCGCTGGTCATAGCTCGCCGCCACCCGCCCGAACAGGTCGCCACCGGTCGATACGAAGCCATGCGCCTCGACCTCGAACCAATAGGGCGCCAATCCCTCGACGCCGATCACCGCATAGGTTGGGGTCCCGGGCACAAAGTCTTGTCGCGCGCCTGCCTGCAGGTTGAAATAGGGGCCGATCGCGCGGCTATACAGCGCCTGCGCCTCGGCATCCTCGACACCGCTGCCGAATACGCCCTCCCCCTCGGTTTTCACAACCAGCCGGTTGATGTCGCCGCCGAACCAGGCTTCGCCCTCCCAACGATAGCCTTCGCGACCGCGGCGGATCTGCAGCTCGGCGATGTCGACCATGATCTGGCTGAAGCTGGCGCCGCCATGTTCGGCGCGGATCGCCGCCCGGACCGGCGCCATCGCCTCGCGGCCCCAGATTCGGTCGGTATAATCCGCCTCGGCGATCTCGGGCGCGGGCGCGTCGCCGGCGGGGAGCGTGGTCGCCGCGCGGTCTGCCGCTGCAGCGGGCTTTGGCGTGCAATGCCCCATTGCCGCATGTTCGGACGGGCAATCGGGATCGCTCGGTTGCGGCGTCGGCTCGGCGGGCGCGGGCATCTCGCAATGCCCCATCGCCGCGTGTTCGGCGGTGCAGCCGTTCGCCTGCGGCATGGGTGTAGCGGGTGCCGCCGCCCCATGCGCCGAATGGTCCTGCGCAACCGGCACCGCCAGCAGCGCAGCGGCGATCGACAGGCCGATCATGCGGCTTCGCCGCGCGGGCGCACCGACACCACCTGCATCATGCCGGCGTGCATATGGTACAGCATGTGGCAGTGAAATGCCCAGTCACCCACCGCGTCGGCGGTGAAGTCGAAGGTGACGATCCCGCCGGGCTGGACGTTGACGGTATGCTTGCGCGGCGAATGATCGCCATGCCCGGTCACCAGCTCGAAGAAATGGCCGTGCAGGTGGATCGGGTGGCCCATCATCGTGTCGTTGACCAGCTTGACGCGCACGCGCTCGCCTTCGAGGAAGCCGATGGGCTTGGTGATCTCGGAGAATTTGCGCCCGTCGAACGCCCACATATAGCGTTCCATATTGCCGGTCAGATGGATTTCGAGCTCGCGATCGGGCGCGCGGACATCGGGGTTCCGCTCGAGCGCAACCAGGTCGCGATACACCAATACGCGGTGCCCGGCGTCGGCCAACCCCTGGCCGGGTTCGCCGGTGCGGTCGATCGGCATCGGCGAGATGCTCTGGACCGTCGGGGTCTTGGCGACGCTGTCGGGAACCACCGAGAAGTCGCGCATCGAATGGTCCATGCCGCCGGCCGCCGCCGCGGCACCGCCGGGAAGCGGGGTCGTCGCGCCGGGCGTGCAATGCCCCATTTGCGCATGTTCGGGCGGACAGGCCGGGTCGACGATCGGCGCCGCCGCACCGTCATGCCCCATCGCGGCATGATCCATCCCCCCGCCCCCATGATCCATCGCGCCCATGCCCATGTCCTGCATCGTCGCGAGCGGACGCTGGCGCAGCGGCGGGACTTGCGCCGCTATCCCTGCGCGCGGGCTGAGCATCGCGACCGCCATCCCCGATCGATCGACGCTCTCGGCGACGAGCGGATAGGCGCGGTTGTCGGCCGGCTCGACGATCGCGTCGTAGGTCTCGGCGACCGCGATCTGGAATTCGTCGACGCTGACCGGTCGCACCGGGAGTCCGTCGGCCTGGACGATGGTGATCTTCAACCCGGGGATGCGCACGTTGAAGGTCGTCATCGCCGAGGCGTTGACGAAGCGCAGCCGAACCCGCTCGCCCGGCTGGAACAGCGCAGTCCAATGGTCCTTGGGGCCATGGCCGTTGACGAGATAGGTATAGGTCGATCCGGTGACGTCGGCGACGTCGGTCGGGTCCATCCGCATCGCACCCCATTCGGCGCGTTCGGCGGCGGACTGCCCCCTGCCCTTCAGCTGATCGGCAAGCGTCTGCTTCTGATAGTTGAAATAGCCCCCCATCTGCTTCAATTTCTTGAAGATCGCATGCGGGTGAAGCGGGCTGTGATCCGACAACACGATGACATGCTCGCGATCCGACGCGACGGGGTCGGTGCCCGCGGGATCGATGACGATCGGGCCATAATGCCCCATCTGCTCCTGCAGCCCCGAATGGCTGTGATACCAATAGGTCCCCGCCTGCCGGATCGGGAATTCATAGGTGAAGGTCGATCGCGCGGCGATGCCGGGAAAGCTCACCCCGGGCACGCCATCCATATGGAAGGGCAGGATCAGCCCATGCCAGTGGATCGAGCTGTCCTCGTCGAGCTGGTTGTCGACATGCAACCGCACCGTCTGCCCTTCGCGCAGCCGAATCAACGGGCCAGGGACGGTACCGTTGATGCCGATGCCGTGGCTAGATCGCCCGTCTATCGTGCGCATCACATGCCCGATCGTCAGCCGGATATCGTCGCCCGAGACGCTCGGGAGCGCGGGCGACAGCCCCGCATGGTGGGTCTGCGCCCAGGCGGGCATCCACCCCGCCAACGCCGCGCCCGCGCCGCCGGTGGCGACACCGCGCAACAGCGCGCGCCGATCGATCTTCGCGCTCATCGTATTCCCGTCCTGTATGCCATGCCCGTCGATACGCGCGCCGCGGCCTTATCCCTCAAGCAATTCGGCCAACCGCGCACGCGCCCGATACAGCCGCGTCTCGACCGCCTTCGCGCTGATCCCCAGCAGCTGTGCGGTTGCCGCTTGATCGAGCCCCTCGATCGTCCGCAGCACCAGTACCTCGCGCAGCCGGTGCGGCAGCGCCGCGATCGCCCGCTCGAGCTCGGCGACCGCGGCGCGCCCCTCGGCGATCCGGTCGGGGCCGGGCTGGTCGGTCGCGACCTCGGCGCGATCGGCGGCGAAGGGCAGCACCGCGCCGACGAAGCGCCGCACCGCCTGCCGCCGTTGCCAGTCGCGCGCCTTGTTGATCGCGATCCGGCTGAGCCACGCATCCATCGGCCGGGCGGGATCATAGCGCCCGAGCGCGCCGAACGCCGAAACGAAGCTTTCCTGCACGACGTCGAGCGCCTGTTCGCGATCGCCGATGATCCGCGCGACCAGCCGGTGGAGCGCGCCCTTGTGCCGCGTGACGATCGCGGCGAACGCGCGCTGGTCGCCCGCGCGCGCCGCCGCCGCCAGTTCGGCGTCGCTCGGCCCCGCCGTGTCGCTCACTGGTGCGCTTCGGTCAGTGCCCTGGTGACCGCGGCGTCGAACGCCGCCGCCTGGTCGGGGCGCAGCAGCGCGCGCATCGCGAAGATGTGCGCGATCGTCGCCTTTTGCAGCGCGCCCATCGTGCGATGCGACGCATCGACCGCCGCCGCGACGCGCGGTCCGTCGCCATGTTCGGCAGCGATCGCCGCCGCGAGCGCACGGTTCTCGGCGCGCATTTCGTCCTCGAACGCCCGGCGACTCACCGCGAACCGCGCCTCGAGCCGTTCGAGCGCGCGTTCCTGATCGGCGTCGAGGTCGAGCCGTTCGTGCAAGACGGCATGGAGCTCGGCGCCCGGCGGCGGCGCCTTGGGCATCAGCCATTGCCCGAGGAACACCCCCGCCAGCGCGGCCACGAACGCGATCACCGCGATCGTCAGATAGCGCCGCGTCATTCGAGCAGCAGCGCCGAGGGCGCGAGCGCGCTTTCCCCCAACAATGGCGCGGGTGGCGCCGCGACCGCTGCGCGCGGCGGCAGCGCGGCGCTGGCGATCCCCACCCCCAGCGCGGCGGCCGCGGCATAGCCAGCCATGCGCGTGCCAGTGCGCCGCTCGGCGATCGCGCCGAGTACCCGCGCTTCCAAGCCATCGAGCGCAACCGGGGCTTGTGCCGCCGCGAGCCCCTGCAATCGTTCGTCCAGCATGTCGTTCATCGCATCTTCCCGCGCCCGTCTATGCTCGATACGCGCGATTCTCGAAAATCCCTCATGCGCGAATGAGGGATCGATGCCGCACCCGCGTATCGGCTAACACGATCAATGGAGAAACCCATGCGCATGTTCTCAAAGCTCACCCTCGCGCTCGCGCTTTCGGGCGTGGCCATCGCCGCCCCCGCCGCCGCGCATCCCAAGCTGGTATCGGCAACCCCCGCAGCCGACGCCAGCGTCAAGCCGACGACGCGGATCGTGCTGGTGTTCAGCGAGAAGCTGATGGCACCGCTATCGGGCGCCGCGCTGATCATGACCGGGATGCCCGGCATGCAGAACCACCCCGACATGAAGATGAGCGGCGTGACCGCCAAGGTTGGCGCCGACGGCAAGTCGCTCGAACTGGTGTCGGCAAAGCCGCTGCCTGCGGGCTCCTACCGTATCGACTGGCACGTCGTCGGCGGCGACACCCACCGGATCACCGGGCAGCATCGCTTCAACGTGGGTTGATCGATGGACGGATGGGCGACGATCGCGCTGCGCTTCGCCGCCTATGCCGATCTGATGCTGCTGGCGGGGCTGGTGGTGCCGCTGGGATTGCCGCTGCCCGCCTCGGCGAAGCGGACGA
Coding sequences:
- a CDS encoding copper resistance protein B, with the protein product MIGLSIAAALLAVPVAQDHSAHGAAAPATPMPQANGCTAEHAAMGHCEMPAPAEPTPQPSDPDCPSEHAAMGHCTPKPAAAADRAATTLPAGDAPAPEIAEADYTDRIWGREAMAPVRAAIRAEHGGASFSQIMVDIAELQIRRGREGYRWEGEAWFGGDINRLVVKTEGEGVFGSGVEDAEAQALYSRAIGPYFNLQAGARQDFVPGTPTYAVIGVEGLAPYWFEVEAHGFVSTGGDLFGRVAASYDQRITQRLILQPRAELNLAAQDVRHSGIGAGLSDAEFDLRLRYEIVREFAPYVGVSHAVKTGRTADFARADGEGASSTSFVVGVRAWF
- a CDS encoding copper resistance system multicopper oxidase, translating into MSAKIDRRALLRGVATGGAGAALAGWMPAWAQTHHAGLSPALPSVSGDDIRLTIGHVMRTIDGRSSHGIGINGTVPGPLIRLREGQTVRLHVDNQLDEDSSIHWHGLILPFHMDGVPGVSFPGIAARSTFTYEFPIRQAGTYWYHSHSGLQEQMGHYGPIVIDPAGTDPVASDREHVIVLSDHSPLHPHAIFKKLKQMGGYFNYQKQTLADQLKGRGQSAAERAEWGAMRMDPTDVADVTGSTYTYLVNGHGPKDHWTALFQPGERVRLRFVNASAMTTFNVRIPGLKITIVQADGLPVRPVSVDEFQIAVAETYDAIVEPADNRAYPLVAESVDRSGMAVAMLSPRAGIAAQVPPLRQRPLATMQDMGMGAMDHGGGGMDHAAMGHDGAAAPIVDPACPPEHAQMGHCTPGATTPLPGGAAAAAGGMDHSMRDFSVVPDSVAKTPTVQSISPMPIDRTGEPGQGLADAGHRVLVYRDLVALERNPDVRAPDRELEIHLTGNMERYMWAFDGRKFSEITKPIGFLEGERVRVKLVNDTMMGHPIHLHGHFFELVTGHGDHSPRKHTVNVQPGGIVTFDFTADAVGDWAFHCHMLYHMHAGMMQVVSVRPRGEAA
- a CDS encoding RNA polymerase sigma factor; the encoded protein is MSDTAGPSDAELAAAARAGDQRAFAAIVTRHKGALHRLVARIIGDREQALDVVQESFVSAFGALGRYDPARPMDAWLSRIAINKARDWQRRQAVRRFVGAVLPFAADRAEVATDQPGPDRIAEGRAAVAELERAIAALPHRLREVLVLRTIEGLDQAATAQLLGISAKAVETRLYRARARLAELLEG
- a CDS encoding periplasmic heavy metal sensor, coding for MTRRYLTIAVIAFVAALAGVFLGQWLMPKAPPPGAELHAVLHERLDLDADQERALERLEARFAVSRRAFEDEMRAENRALAAAIAAEHGDGPRVAAAVDASHRTMGALQKATIAHIFAMRALLRPDQAAAFDAAVTRALTEAHQ
- the copC gene encoding copper homeostasis periplasmic binding protein CopC, whose translation is MRMFSKLTLALALSGVAIAAPAAAHPKLVSATPAADASVKPTTRIVLVFSEKLMAPLSGAALIMTGMPGMQNHPDMKMSGVTAKVGADGKSLELVSAKPLPAGSYRIDWHVVGGDTHRITGQHRFNVG